The DNA segment TCAATATTTGTCATTATTGTAGACACATGCACAGAATATTTAGAAAGCATTCGCATCCGATGTCAGAAAATGCTGTGGAAACAATGCAAGTTACTACTAATCAACTGATTCAATACTTAAATAACAACATGAAAAGGCAGCAAGTCTACAGATTAGTtggaattattaaaatgtacagtacagaccaaaagtttggacacaacttctcattcaaagagttttctttattttcatgactatgagaattgtagattcacactgaaggcatcaaggtctatttgaccaagaaggagagtgatggggtgctgcgccagatgacctggcctccacagtcaccggacctgaacccaatcgagatggtttaggggtgagctggacaaagtgagtgaaggcaaaagggccaacaagtgccaagcgtctctcggggaactccttcaagactgctGAAAGAcaatttcaggtgactacctcttgaagctcatcaagagaatgccaagagtgtgcaaagcagtaatcaaagcaaaaggtggctactttgaggaacctagaatatgaaatttttcagttgtttcacacttttttgttatgtatataattccacatgtgttaattcatagttttgatgccttcagtgtgaatctacaattttcatagtcatgaaaatgaagaaaattctttgaatgagaaggtgtgtccaaacttttggtctgtactgtatatccgATCTCATGATGATTTATCATCTTACTTCTTGGCTATTGAGGAATTAGTCCACTTGGGCAGATGGTACTCTACTATTTTTATCAGTAAATGTTAATCATCATAAAAACCTCATTTACAATTCTATACACTTTAAATGCCaatgaaatattaattatatttttcaagtgaccagaaatataataatattatttgtatGCAATATTCACGGGTTATACTGACATTGGGCAGGTGAGAAAGAAAGGatacagaaaatgttttatgccTGGAGATGCTCTTAGCAGCAAGTGCATGTAAACAGGTATGCAAGTGATAATAAGTGTTTGATGTCACAAGTGTAAcacactttttgtttattgtttattaatttatttatttttgtaaaaagcaTTTTGGAATTAAATAACCTGAATACAAcatgtgaaatataaatatgatgacAAGGTATAGGAGATGCTcccaaaatttttatttgtctgttaACATGAAAATGATCCAAGAATACAGAGTTTcatattgaaagaaagaaaaaaaaaaaaagattccccttctttatataattttgtcattttacCCAAAGAGAACACATGGGTTAAAAAgatttcccccccaaaaaaagaaaaacaaactaaagTTTACTATGATTTACTTTTTTCCTattaaaaatatctttttaGCCTTTAGTCATTCTGACATTCATTTCCTCTAAAATAACTAAACTGAATTGTTTATTCAAATGGAGAATAAACTTAGTTCTATTTTATCAACTAATTTTAGATTGATTTCCTTCAATAAATGTAGCTAAATAAAGTAACATCAGGTGACAAACTTAACTGAGCAAAGCAATGCATTTTTAGAAGATCAGCAGCATCAATGGTGTTTTGAAATTAGTAACAGTTTGAAACTAAGTGGGTTTATTTCTTGAGTTTATACCCAAAACAACTAACAAAAGCTGCTAAGTGTTGCCACTGAAAATGTGTCAATATTTCACATGATGTGAAATAAACCCACAAGTTTAGCTAATATTACCATATTTATTGTCATCTCAAACCATGCAATTTCAGTTATTAAATTATTGCTTGAATGCCTGATTAAAACTCAAGGATGTCCTAAAGTCACAATTGTAGTATATAAACCTTGATACAATCAAGAATATgctaaaatgtaacatttaataaCAAAGTACACTAAAATTCATATATAAACGACATCCTGGAACCCCTTGCACTTtctttgtttgtatatgtattatttagaGAGTTAAatccatataatataatattcttAGTTACATATATGGTTCAACAATGGgtcactgattaaaaaaaagaagtatatgATGTCAGATATGACATTTGGTATACAACACTTTGTATCATGAATCCTTTCgttgtaaaaaatataaccaCACATTGTGACAATCATTTTAGCAATAAATATGTACACTGGTTCAAActcaaaatgtaataataataatactaatactgataataataatacttcaTTTACTTCAACATGTAACTTAAATTGACAAATTTAAAGTCATCCACAAAGTTCCTAACCTTTATAAAGACAATAAGctgattaaaaatgtaactgtgtCTCATGAACTGTGATCTGATCTGGAGAATCAGTATCTTTCAGAAGTAcatcagatttctttttttgcaaataataCAGAAATCCTATTAGACCAAATAAGATTAGGACTAAAAAAAGTGTTAGACCAAGATACTCTGCTGAAGTCGCAAAAGCTGCACGACCCAACGTGTAATTTACAGATGGTGTAACAAGCGCGGCAGACAATGGAGTAGGATTTACAAGAGGAACACATTCAGAGGTGTTTACCAGCACAAACCCTTCACGGCAAGAGCACATGTAACCTCCGATTGTGTTCATGCACTTTTGTGCACAATTGTGATTTGATGTGCATTCGTTTATATCGATGCAATCAGTCTCATCTTTGACGAAGCCTTCAGGACACGTGCACTCGGGGCAACGCAATGGGCAGGTCTCTGAGTCACAGTAGTAGTCACAATGGTGAGGATCTTTCCTGCTGAGCCTGTAATCTGTAGAACAGGTACACATGTGACCTCCGGGGACTTCATCGCACACGTATTCGCATGGACTAAGCATACAGTCTACGGCATCCAGAATTTGCACTTCTGTTGTTTTAAATTCCCAGCAGGTTTCCCATTGAATGCCATCACACAAAAAGCCGTCGACTTGTTCCTCGCATTTATGCTCAGTTAACGTCCTGTGACCAGAAACCGACATGCACCGCGAGGAACATTCCACATCTTCCTCTCCTCTGTTCAGAGTCACAGAATCACCTCGAGAACTTTTCCTGCTGCTTAAGCAgtcgtcttccactccaatccagtAGTGTCCTGATTTGTTGAAAAGCAAACTCTCGATAATTGTACTCGAGTGTTTTAGTAATTTGCCTCCACTTTCCATGCAGAACTGTTGGGCAGTTTTGAAGTCAACTTGCATGTTGTGAATAGTTTTGCAAGCTGTTAGGTCTTCAGTGCAGGCACAGCGCAGTGAAAATCCCATATGGAAggagattaaaataataaatgagatgACTGGTCTGTAGGAATCCATTCTCCAGCAAATTCTTAATCTAACAGAGACTGGTCTCGTGTGTGAGCTAAACTGCTGGGGTCCGACAATTCAGGGaccttaataaatatttaaagaagaagGAAACCCCTCCTAGACGTGTCATTTTTTGGCTCAGCCTTGCGTTGTTGGAATGCGATCAGACAAACTCTCGCTGTCCAGTAACTGCCTTGTTTTATGATAAATAAGAGTAAATAGCATGAAAATgtgacattatttattttccaatgcCTAAATTATTGGAAGTTTGAggatttatttgtgcttttgggAAATGTCAGTAGGCTGGAAATTATGCAGAAATTCTGCAGCCCTGCCTAATGCCTAGCTCTTCTGTGTACCTATGGTAAATGGAAACACATTTTGGAACAGTTTCTAAAAATTAtgtctaaaatatatttcaccatTTTACATCTCAGTATTAGACCGAATAGCATGAATCATCTGCAATCACTAATACCAATATCTGAAGTTCTGAGGCTCAATTTGGTTTATCACCATAATCCAACTATTAAGCATATTactttgagattttttttattacaattcgaagtttaaaacattacagtaaataaatataaaacattttgtatctTGCAAACAGCTGAGGAGATATGATATTATTAATGCATAAGGTCAAGGAAAACATCCAAATTAGCCAGATAATTATATCAGTTAACAGATGGCAACTTCAATAATCACACTGTAAGATTCTTTTTGTACACATCCTATTACTGAGTGTTTAATAggacctttatttatttatttttataaataaacgtGAATTGCAGTTACATTGACATTATAATCGCCAGTTTGACCATATCTTTAAGACGGTGACTGTGCGCCCCCTGTCGGTGTGAAATATAATTAGGAGTTCCTAAGACCACATTTTTAGTGCTTATTGATATTCAGGCACAATGTATATCATTTGGGCCATTTGATAAAATGGCATTATAACCATAACAGATTATTGATCATAGGTGATTTGAATCCGTAGGAATGTCTTGAATCAAATGTGAAGTCttcttgtttaaaaacaaagataACATACAGATAATttaaagtacatgtgtgtaatataaaaaaacccaaaacaaagtAACATTGTCAAATGCAGTCCACTGTAATAAGTGTGTCCCAGTCAGTAAATTCTGTTTGGCTGTGTTTCTAGTTGAGATGTATACTCAGAAGACACCCAGCAGTAGCTGTCTGCTGTGACACTTGTCTTCTTGGAGTCTTTGCGAGAGCGATTACAGCGATACACTGCAATAACCGCAGTCAGAGTAATCAGGAGAAGAAGGGGGATTATTGAGCTCAACGCATACACCAAAACCCAAGAACCGACAACGAGGCCTTCTTTGCGCACGCGATGGTGCGGTCCTGCAGTGGTCTCTGTGCTTACAGTTGTATCTGCTTCCTGATCCAAACCTCGATTTGAAATCATTTCTAAATAATTAGAAGTTGTTGTGTGCTTTTGCTCTGGAACACACCTGATACCGTTCTCAGCTAAGATGAAACCTGGACCACAAGCGCACCTGTAGCTCCCGTCCGTATTGCTGCACAAACCTTCACAAGGCCGATTCAGACATTCGTCTACATCTACACATAGTTCTCCATTCATTCTAAAGCCAGAAGAGCAGTCACAAGAGAACGAACCCTCGGAATTGAGACACGTGGTATGAGGGGGACACACCTGCTCTGTGCATTCGTCTACGTCCTCGCACACACCACCGACCTCCATAAAGCCTTTCTTGCACTCACACTCGAACCCCCTTGTTTATTGTGACATATATGGCCTTCACAAACATCAAGTGTACATTCGTCCACATCTTTACAGCTGACCTTATCTTCGGAAAGTTCAAAGCCATTTTGACACGCGCATGAAAACCCAAGCGGGTTTGGTACGCACTGGTGGTCGCAGGGTGAACcgaaacatacgtctttaaggAGACACGTGACTCTATCATCGCTGAGGTAGTAGCCTTCCTTACATTCACAATGCACtccgccatcatcatcatcatcaacacacaGCTGATGGCATCCCCCGTTTCTCTGGTCGCAACTTCGCTTCCCAGAGGCGCAAAACGGGCCGTGGTTTTCCCAAAAGTAATGCGCATCTCTTCGTTTGCACACGGTGTATGTGTTCCTATCAACCCCAGGAGCGCAACTTATTTCCGCAAATGTCCCATACGGTAACATATCCAACCCTCCATCTTGCTGAAGTGGACCatttaaaaaaggaagtgaGTAATTAACTTCTCCAGGTCCCGCAAGTAACAAGGGTTTGCACATACCACTAAAGTAATACACGCAGATATAATGCGCGCGCTCTTTACACGACCGATCGCTCCATTTCAGATCCTTGGTTGAAGTATTGAGCGAAACGCAGCGATCCTCAGTGCACGTGCTCCTCGGTTCCCTTCTCCAGTTGGAGTAGAAGGACTCCGGGGCGCCGGTGATCCATCTAAAGCCGTGCAGCGTCTCGTCACTGAGCACACAGTTCCCTTTAGAGAGCTTCAGTCCAATCCAGACTTTTCCCTGCACTGAAATATTTCCGTCTAACGCGAGCAGCGACTTCACAGCTTCCAAATCATCATTGTCTTTTATTGCGATCACGTATCCGCCGTTTTCATAACACCTCGCGTTGGCTCTCTCGAACGTTTCTAGTTGTTTGTATAGAGTGAAGCACGCTGTGCTCGTGCACTTGCTGGTGGCACTCGTCGCTCTTTCAGCAGCCAAAAGAGCGCA comes from the Silurus meridionalis isolate SWU-2019-XX chromosome 8, ASM1480568v1, whole genome shotgun sequence genome and includes:
- the LOC124389786 gene encoding LOW QUALITY PROTEIN: complement component C1q receptor (The sequence of the model RefSeq protein was modified relative to this genomic sequence to represent the inferred CDS: inserted 1 base in 1 codon), with protein sequence MMICALIAVLCALLAAERATSATSKCTSTACFTLYKQLETFERANARCYENGGYVIAIKDNDDLEAVKSLLALDGNISVQGKVWIGLKLSKGNCVLSDETLHGFRWITGAPESFYSNWRREPRSTCTEDRCVSLNTSTKDLKWSDRSCKERAHYICVYYFSGMCKPLLLAGPGEVNYSLPFLNGPLQQDGGLDMLPYGTFAEISCAPGVDRNTYTVCKRRDAHYFWENHGPFCASGKRSCDQRNGGCHQLCVDDDDDGGVHCECKEGYYLSDDRVTCLLKDVCFGSPCDHQCVPNPLGFSCACQNGFELSEDKVSCKDVDECTLDVCEGHICHNKQGXFECECKKGFMEVGGVCEDVDECTEQVCPPHTTCLNSEGSFSCDCSSGFRMNGELCVDVDECLNRPCEGLCSNTDGSYRCACGPGFILAENGIRCVPEQKHTTTSNYLEMISNRGLDQEADTTVSTETTAGPHHRVRKEGLVVGSWVLVYALSSIIPLLLLITLTAVIAVYRCNRSRKDSKKTSVTADSYCWVSSEYTSQLETQPNRIY
- the LOC124389791 gene encoding signal peptide, CUB and EGF-like domain-containing protein 2; the encoded protein is MDSYRPVISFIILISFHMGFSLRCACTEDLTACKTIHNMQVDFKTAQQFCMESGGKLLKHSSTIIESLLFNKSGHYWIGVEDDCLSSRKSSRGDSVTLNRGEEDVECSSRCMSVSGHRTLTEHKCEEQVDGFLCDGIQWETCWEFKTTEVQILDAVDCMLSPCEYVCDEVPGGHMCTCSTDYRLSRKDPHHCDYYCDSETCPLRCPECTCPEGFVKDETDCIDINECTSNHNCAQKCMNTIGGYMCSCREGFVLVNTSECVPLVNPTPLSAALVTPSVNYTLGRAAFATSAEYLGLTLFLVLILFGLIGFLYYLQKKKSDVLLKDTDSPDQITVHETQLHF